One genomic window of Branchiostoma lanceolatum isolate klBraLanc5 chromosome 5, klBraLanc5.hap2, whole genome shotgun sequence includes the following:
- the LOC136435875 gene encoding 5-hydroxytryptamine receptor 1A-beta-like: protein MSSNNTTAQFNVTNATTEFDWEPYFYASSPYGEVQLVYLGASLLLAVGGNTAVLLTVLLTEDLRTPGNFLLCALAASDILQAVTKIPLAMYFLVIQESLACDAFQVALSAIYMFFTIFSICIIIPISLDRYW, encoded by the coding sequence ATGTCCTCTAACAACACGACAGCCCAGTTCAACGTGACAAATGCCACGACAGAGTTTGACTGGGAGCCGTACTTCTACGCGAGTTCCCCGTATGGAGAAGTCCAACTCGTGTACCTGGGCGCCTCGCTGCTGCTGGCGGTCGGCGGGAACACCGCGGTGCTGCTGACCGTCCTTCTCACAGAGGACCTCCGGACGCCGGGCAACTTCCTGCTCTGTGCGCTGGCAGCCTCGGACATCCTCCAGGCCGTCACCAAGATCCCGTTGGCCATGTATTTCCTGGTCATACAGGAGTCTCTGGCCTGCGACGCCTTCCAGGTGGCCCTCAGCGCCATATACATGTTCTTCACAATCTTCTCCATCTGTATCATCATACCCATCTCACTGGATAGATACTGGTAA
- the LOC136435876 gene encoding 5-hydroxytryptamine receptor 1A-beta-like: MSSNNTTAQLNVTNATTEFDWVPYFYASSPYGEVQLVYLGASLLLAVGGNTAVLLTVLLTEDLRTPGNFLLCALAVSDILQAVTKIPLAMYFLVTRESLACDTFQVALSAMYMFITMFSICIIAPISLDRYW, encoded by the coding sequence ATGTCCTCTAACAACACGACAGCCCAGCTCAACGTGACAAATGCCACGACAGAGTTTGACTGGGTGCCGTACTTCTACGCGAGTTCCCCGTATGGAGAAGTCCAACTCGTGTACCTGGGCGCCTCGCTGCTGCTGGCGGTCGGCGGGAACACCGCGGTGCTGCTGACCGTCCTTCTCACAGAGGACCTCCGGACGCCGGGCAACTTCCTGCTCTGTGCGCTGGCAGTCTCGGACATCCTCCAAGCCGTCACCAAGATCCCGTTGGCCATGTATTTCCTGGTCACACGGGAGTCTCTGGCCTGCGACACCTTCCAAGTGGCCCTCAGcgccatgtacatgttcatcacAATGTTCTCTATCTGTATCATCGCACCCATCTCACTGGATAGATACTGGTAA
- the LOC136435877 gene encoding uncharacterized protein, whose translation MTKTRTALLTGGFALLAFITVLPPLIQEGRDSFFPTYFVCRYEGPARLIRQSLMNTCFAITLATMFFCYYKIWREVRRQQAVILHLQPAPLADRTQGTTGGQTQGTTDQPGDESARADLGEVWAYPRHAHVNLGLQLDDEAGASEQPPVQDDPEHNADAQPSAQPDPDAQEPGRPLLSPEFRQRLRTVGTVTMVVVVFWATWIPYSVTIFRMGIVGVEEVAPTDGLWQRLAIIVSMISTYSNPIIYAYRNRELRQAFLRLCRHR comes from the exons ATGACTAAGACCCGCACGGCACTGCTGACAGGTGGGTTCGCGCTCCTGGCCTTCATCACTGTCCTACCGCCGCTGATCCAGGAGGGCCGAGACAGCTTCTTCCCGACGTACTTCGTGTGCAG ATATGAAGGACCTGCGCGGCTGATCAGACAGTCTCTGATGAACACGTGCTTCGCCATCACCTTGGCAACGATGTTCTTCTGTTACTACAA GATTTGGCGCGAGGTTAGGCGGCAGCAGGCCGTCATTCTCCATCTGCAGCCCGCACCGCTGGCCGACAGGACTCAGGGAACAACAGGAGGGCAGACCCAGGGCACTACAGACCAGCCTGGGGACGAGAGTGCCCGGGCAGACCTTGGGGAAGTGTGGGCCTACCCTCGCCATGCACACGTCAACCTCGGCTTACAGTTGGACGACGAAGCTGGAGCTTCAGAACAACCACCTGTCCAA GATGACCCCGAGCATAACGCCGATGCCCAGCCTTCTGCTCAACCTGATCCTGACGCACAAGAGCCGGGGCGGCCGCTCCTCTCTCCGGAGTTCCGGCAGCGCTTGAGGACGGTCGGTACGGTCACGATGGTTGTCGTGGTGTTCTGGGCAACATGGATTCCTTACAGCGTCACTATCTTCCGCATGGGTATCGTCGGTGTGGAGGAAGTCGCGCCAACCGACGGGCTGTGGCAGAGACTCGCCATTATCGTCTCCATGATCTCCACCTACTCCAACCCCATCATCTATGCCTACAGGAACAGAGAGCTGCGCCAGGCGTTCCTCCGACTCTGCCGACATCGTTGA
- the LOC136435878 gene encoding 5-hydroxytryptamine receptor 1A-beta-like, protein MSSNNTTAQLNVTNATTEFDWEPYFYASSPYGEVQLVYLGASLLLAVGGNTAVLLTVLLTEDLRTPGNFLLCALAVSDILQAVTKVPLAMYFLVIRESLACDTFQVALSAIYMFFGMFSICIIAPISLDRYW, encoded by the coding sequence ATGTCCTCTAACAACACGACAGCTCAGCTCAACGTGACAAATGCCACGACAGAGTTTGACTGGGAGCCGTACTTCTACGCGAGTTCCCCGTATGGAGAAGTCCAACTCGTGTACCTGGGCGCCTCGCTGCTGCTGGCGGTTGGCGGGAACACCGCGGTGCTGCTGACCGTCCTTCTCACAGAGGACCTCCGGACGCCGGGCAACTTCCTGCTCTGTGCGCTGGCAGTCTCGGACATCCTCCAAGCCGTCACCAAGGTCCCGTTGGCCATGTATTTCCTGGTCATACGGGAGTCTCTAGCCTGCGACACCTTCCAGGTGGCTCTCAGCGCCATATACATGTTCTTCGGAATGTTCTCTATCTGTATCATCGCACCCATCTCACTGGATAGATACTGGTAA